The following proteins come from a genomic window of Miscanthus floridulus cultivar M001 chromosome 2, ASM1932011v1, whole genome shotgun sequence:
- the LOC136520828 gene encoding uncharacterized protein isoform X1: protein MENMRYAEELVREFLVFRGFTSTLQAYESELSTEIGRNFQADKIVDLVFSVYIPKYQLDRLVGLFAFFKQCFMSPGDTELFSTLVKLELSALRYYVINALKSGRQDKVIEFFGENGNYLMQKRGDWLAWFAIPYIKNPSLDPQFRVYFSKEWLDTLVLSFRNFLSGIFNDTRIPALVRISSEKNTIKSLKNDIKQLNNKLAELQASLEAKEDEISQLRRNYNSAGYGNKNVVGTSTAGSPHEEISENYEESSASSSMIQGFDSRSSSSVKSYTRGGKFHESSEISHTEDEQVLVTEEDFPEVKVDFQETFLGHNSSISRCRFSASGSNIASSSIDGTVRIWTYDSSTPSSRNATIYCGSEVSALSWECRSDRLLLIGTANGGIKAWNADAKRVVCDLSTSRDFPSILDLKCSPVEPVFVSAASSRRHGSTTFERTGFANLTVWHMKTWKPLTVLPLGEDPPAITSLCFNHNGKILAASATDGMIHMFDMSAGLQITGWPAHDSPVSSVLFGPAETSIFSLGSDGKIFEWSLHNQGQIFWSRDCSRFCNPESFKTRMHEIALDSNGKRLLVTSGLVRAPIYQVQGHESGLRTLPHSSSITSVDWHPTLPMYITGSADHSVRVTSIL, encoded by the exons ATGGAGAATATGCGTTATGCTGAGGAGCTCGTGAGGGAGTTTCTAGTTTTCAGGGGTTTCACAAGTACGCTGCAAGCGTATGAGTCAGAGTTGTCTACTGAGATTGGCAGGAACTTTCAAGCAGATAAGATCGTGGATTTGGTGTTCTCAGTGTATATACCGAAGTACCAACTGGACAGGTTGGTCGGCCTGTTTGCCTTTTTCAAGCAGTGTTTCATGTCACCTGGGGACACAGAGCTGTTCTCAACCCTTGTTAAGTTGGAGCTGTCAGCATTAAGGTACTATGTTATTAATGCTTTGAAATCTGGAAGACAAGACAAAGTAATTGAATTCTTTGGTGAAAATGGCAATTATCTAATGCAAAAGCGTGGAGATTGGCTGGCATGGTTTG CTATTCCATATATTAAGAACCCAAGCTTGGATCCGCAGTTCCGTGTATATTTCTCCAAAGAGTGGCTGGATACTTTGGTTCTCTCATTTAGGAATTTTTTGAGCGGGATATTCAATGATACTC GGATCCCAGCTCTTGTGAGAATTAGTAGTGAAAAGAATACCATCAAATCCCTCAAGAATGACATAAAGCAACTGAACAATAAATTGGCAGAGCTACAAGCGTCCTTAGAGGCGAAGGAAGATGAAATCTCTCAGTTGAGGAG GAACTATAATAGTGCTGGTTATGGAAACAAGAATGTAGTTGGTACTAGCACAGCTGGTTCCCCTCATGAAGAGATATCAGAAAACTATGAAGAGTCCTCGGCCTCAAGTAGCATGATACAGGGTTTTGATTCTCGGTCCTCAAGTTCAGTGAAATCTTATACAAGAGGTGGGAAATTCCATGAATCTTCTGAGATCAGCCATACAG AGGATGAGCAGGTTTTGGTGACTGAGGAAGATTTTCCTGAAGTAAAAGTGGATTTCCAG GAAACATTTTTAGGCCATAACAGTTCAATTAGCCGATGTCGATTTTCTGCATCTGGGTCAAATATTGCTAGTTCATCAATCGATGGTACAGTTAG GATTTGGACATATGATTCATCAACACCATCATCCAGAAATGCTACTATATACTGTGGGTCTGAAGTCAGTGCACTTTCTTGGGAATGCAGATCTGACAGATTG CTGCTCATAGGCACAGCTAATGGAGGAATTAAAGCTTGGAATGCTGATGCAAAGAGAGTTGTTTGCGACCTGAGTACATCTAGAGACTTTCCAAG CATCTTAGATTTGAAATGCAGCCCTGTTGAACCTGTGTTTGTCTCTGCAGCTTCATCAAGACG GCATGGATCAACTACATTTGAGAGAACAGGCTTTGCCAACTTGACCGTGTGGCATATGAAAACATGGAAGCCATTG ACTGTCCTCcctcttggtgaggatccacctGCTATTACTTCTCTTTGCTTCAATCACAATGGAAAAATTTTGGCAGCTTCTGCTACAGATGGAATGATTCACATGTTTG ACATGTCTGCTGGTCTTCAAATTACAGGATGGCCTGCCCATGATTCCCCTGTGAGCTCAGTTCTTTTTGGGCCAGCAGAAACTAGCATCTTCAGTTTAGGCTCAGATGGAAAG ATATTTGAATGGAGCTTGCACAATCAAGGTCAGATTTTTTGGTCAAGAGATTGCAGCAG ATTTTGCAATCCGGAGAGCTTTAAAACACGAATGCATGAAATAGCATTGGATTCAAATGGCAAGAGGCTGCTGGTTACCTCCGGTTTGGTCCGGGCCCCAATATATCAG GTACAAGGCCATGAAAGTGGATTGAGGACACTACCGCACAGTTCATCTATCACAAGTGTGGATTGGCATCCAACACTGCCAATGTACATCACTGGGTCTGCAGACCACTCTGTCCGCGTCACATCTATTTTATGA
- the LOC136536273 gene encoding zinc finger BED domain-containing protein RICESLEEPER 2-like has protein sequence MARPPKRPLRGGAGAAGGRGQARLSGSSVGGSGLATRGENQHPLGDGEDQALYADDLLEVEDDDDIRDDAAGLFGVDLGDDNQPIDVDGDDDDGGVEVSTDTHGTSSGKKVSAIWDYFHEIKEKGIRVRAICKHCHARYTARSAAGTGHLRRHMNSCMKKRDQASLIQSKLALNPDGLNNWVYDPLIARTELCRLIARLDLPLGIGETDAWEDYIKRAHNPLFQKVSRQTTTRDMSKLFDEQRDMLMKSVLPTASSVSLTSDIWSGNAKEDYISVVAHYVSADWELQKKVIGLRLIDVSHYGDNIADRIASVVEEFGLIDKVFSVSLDNASANSRAYEILQPMFFGYLGSCPAPTPTDPNKVQYLLVHQRCACHTINLIVKSGMKRLKPYTKDFRTAISFLNSSNQRIALFKNYCKAQGLRPRKFGLDMDVRWNSTFLMLKHLLPYKEVFDVFITSNYGSTLLTTQHWHIAEQIMIFLELFYNSTVVLSGVYYPTTPLVLHHMLDMAEHLQNAKRDANFRMIATPMKLKFLKYWEKIPLIYSYAFILDPRAKMKVFFNVLELLAKATGCIYSSYYADVKDELYKLFGNYEQKFGVVRSQRVSIPSAHTGKTKQAWGRIFGGPGDSLVSSSPSAHTPSVVSELKAYLDSDPVTCYEESFDILLWWRDHKLTYPILSIMARDIMFVPVSTVSSESCFSCTSRILEDRRRRLLPEHVEILTYIKDWEQGARREQHTPEDLDLEEAFKNLFLDEQGEGSGSGSVSGSGGTAGAGAAGG, from the coding sequence ATGGCCAGGCCGCCCAAGCGCCCGTTGAGGGGCGGTGCTGGTGCTGCTGGAGGTCGAGGTCAGGCACGGCTGTCCGGCTCGTCCGTGGGCGGTTCCGGCCTCGCAACGCGGGGGGAGAATCAGCATCCCCTCGGCGACGGCGAGGACCAGGCGCTGTACGCGGATGACCTGCTAGAagtcgaggacgacgacgacatacGTGATGATGCAGCCGGTCTGTTCGGCGTCGACCTCGGTGACGACAACCAGCCCATCGATGTcgatggcgacgacgacgatggtggaGTTGAGGTATCCACTGACACTCATGGTACCTCCTCTGGTAAGAAAGTTTCTGCTATTTGGGATTACTTCCATGAGATTAAGGAGAAGGGAATTCGAGTACGTGCCATCTGTAAACATTGTCATGCGCGATACACTGCTAGATCGGCCGCTGGCACTGGCCATTTGAGACGGCACATgaattcttgtatgaaaaaacgTGATCAGGCTAGTCTTATACAGTCTAAGCTTGCTCTGAATCCTGATGGTTTGAACAATTGGGTGTATGATCCTTTGATTGCTCGCACTGAGTTGTGCCGTTTGATTGCTAGGCTAGACCTTCCTTTAGGGATAGGTGAGACTGATGCTTGGGAGGATTACATTAAGCGTGCTCATAATCCTCTGTTCCAAAAGGTTTCTAggcagaccaccactagagatatgTCTAAACTGTTTGATGAACAACGTGATATGCTTATGAAATCTGTGTTGCCTACTGCATCTTCTGTTTCTTTGACATCtgatatttggtctggtaatgctaaagagGATTATATATCTGTGGTTGCTCATTATGTTagtgctgattgggagttacagaaaaaaGTAATTGGTTTAAGGCTGATTGATGTTTCACATTATGGTGATAACATTGCTGATAGGATTGCTagtgtggttgaggagtttggtttGATAGACAAGGTATTTTCTGTgtctctagacaatgcttctgcTAATTCTAGGGCATATGAGATTTTGCAGCCTATGTTCTTTGGTTATTTGGGTTCTTGTCCTGCACCTACCCCCACTGATCCTAACAAGGTGCAGTACTTGCTTGTGCATCAGCGTTGTGCATGCCATACCATCAATCTTATTGTTAAATCTGGCAtgaagaggttgaaaccttatactaaagattttagaactgcaataagttttttaaattcctctaatcaaagaattgcattgtttAAAAACTACTGCAAGGCTCAGGGTCTTAGACCTAGGAAGTTTGGTTTggacatggatgttagatggaattctacttTTTTGATGCTCAAACATTTGCTGCCATACAAAGAAGTCTTTGATGTGTTTATTACCTCTAATTATGGTTCTACTTTGTTGACTACACAGCATTGGCATATTGCTGAACAAATAATGATATTCCTGGAACTCTTCTATAACTCTACTGTTGTGCTGTCTGGGGTTTATTATCCCACAACTCCACTTGTTTTGCACCATATGCTTGACATGGCTGAACATTTGCAAAATGCTAAAAGAGATGCTAATTTTAGAATGATTGCtactcctatgaagcttaaattccttaaatattgggagaaaattccactcatttattcatatgcattcattcttgatcctagagctaagatgaaagTGTTCTTTAATGTGCTTGAATTGCTTGCTAAGGCAACTGGATGCATTTATAGTTCATACTATGCTGATGtaaaagatgaattgtataaatTGTTTGGCAATTATGAACAGAAATTTGGTGTAGTGAGGTCTCAGAGGGTTTCAATCCCTTCAGCTCATACTGGTAAGACAAAACAGGCATGGGGAAGGATCTTTGGAGGTCCTGGTGATTCCCTTGTCTCTTCTTCCCCCTCAGCTCATACTCCATCTGTTGTTAGTGAGCTCAAAGCATACTTGGACAGTGACCCTGTCACATGTTATGAGGAATCCTTTGACATACtcctctggtggcgtgaccacaagctaacTTATCCAATCCTGTCTATTATGGCTCGAGATATTATGTTTGTCCCTGTATCTACTGTCTCTTCCGAGTCCTGTTTCAGCTGTACATCCAGGATACTCGAAGATCGGCGGCGGCGCTTGTTGCCTGAGCATGTTGAGATACTCACCTACATCAAGGACTGGGAGCAAGGTGCAAGAAGAGAACAACATACACCTGAGGACCTGGACCTTGAGGAGGCATTCAAGAACCTCTTCCTCGATGAACAAGGCGAAGGCAGCGGCTCCGGCAGTGTCAGCGGCAGCGGCGgtactgctggtgctggtgctgctggtggatag
- the LOC136520828 gene encoding uncharacterized protein isoform X2 has translation MLSLVRLNYNSAGYGNKNVVGTSTAGSPHEEISENYEESSASSSMIQGFDSRSSSSVKSYTRGGKFHESSEISHTEDEQVLVTEEDFPEVKVDFQETFLGHNSSISRCRFSASGSNIASSSIDGTVRIWTYDSSTPSSRNATIYCGSEVSALSWECRSDRLLLIGTANGGIKAWNADAKRVVCDLSTSRDFPSILDLKCSPVEPVFVSAASSRRHGSTTFERTGFANLTVWHMKTWKPLTVLPLGEDPPAITSLCFNHNGKILAASATDGMIHMFDMSAGLQITGWPAHDSPVSSVLFGPAETSIFSLGSDGKIFEWSLHNQGQIFWSRDCSRFCNPESFKTRMHEIALDSNGKRLLVTSGLVRAPIYQVQGHESGLRTLPHSSSITSVDWHPTLPMYITGSADHSVRVTSIL, from the exons ATGTTAAGCTTGGTTAGATT GAACTATAATAGTGCTGGTTATGGAAACAAGAATGTAGTTGGTACTAGCACAGCTGGTTCCCCTCATGAAGAGATATCAGAAAACTATGAAGAGTCCTCGGCCTCAAGTAGCATGATACAGGGTTTTGATTCTCGGTCCTCAAGTTCAGTGAAATCTTATACAAGAGGTGGGAAATTCCATGAATCTTCTGAGATCAGCCATACAG AGGATGAGCAGGTTTTGGTGACTGAGGAAGATTTTCCTGAAGTAAAAGTGGATTTCCAG GAAACATTTTTAGGCCATAACAGTTCAATTAGCCGATGTCGATTTTCTGCATCTGGGTCAAATATTGCTAGTTCATCAATCGATGGTACAGTTAG GATTTGGACATATGATTCATCAACACCATCATCCAGAAATGCTACTATATACTGTGGGTCTGAAGTCAGTGCACTTTCTTGGGAATGCAGATCTGACAGATTG CTGCTCATAGGCACAGCTAATGGAGGAATTAAAGCTTGGAATGCTGATGCAAAGAGAGTTGTTTGCGACCTGAGTACATCTAGAGACTTTCCAAG CATCTTAGATTTGAAATGCAGCCCTGTTGAACCTGTGTTTGTCTCTGCAGCTTCATCAAGACG GCATGGATCAACTACATTTGAGAGAACAGGCTTTGCCAACTTGACCGTGTGGCATATGAAAACATGGAAGCCATTG ACTGTCCTCcctcttggtgaggatccacctGCTATTACTTCTCTTTGCTTCAATCACAATGGAAAAATTTTGGCAGCTTCTGCTACAGATGGAATGATTCACATGTTTG ACATGTCTGCTGGTCTTCAAATTACAGGATGGCCTGCCCATGATTCCCCTGTGAGCTCAGTTCTTTTTGGGCCAGCAGAAACTAGCATCTTCAGTTTAGGCTCAGATGGAAAG ATATTTGAATGGAGCTTGCACAATCAAGGTCAGATTTTTTGGTCAAGAGATTGCAGCAG ATTTTGCAATCCGGAGAGCTTTAAAACACGAATGCATGAAATAGCATTGGATTCAAATGGCAAGAGGCTGCTGGTTACCTCCGGTTTGGTCCGGGCCCCAATATATCAG GTACAAGGCCATGAAAGTGGATTGAGGACACTACCGCACAGTTCATCTATCACAAGTGTGGATTGGCATCCAACACTGCCAATGTACATCACTGGGTCTGCAGACCACTCTGTCCGCGTCACATCTATTTTATGA